In the genome of Apostichopus japonicus isolate 1M-3 chromosome 15, ASM3797524v1, whole genome shotgun sequence, one region contains:
- the LOC139980464 gene encoding galactose-3-O-sulfotransferase 2-like has product MKRFGYLLTGLLSASFLTVLLLQPRMDHHYSVAMSDIRSIFNLTNLQPDRSWLNVSQTNDSSSCEPKGNLVFIKTHKTGSTTLRNILNRYGLSNNLSFLLNKEQVVGHIMSPSKPTYITDFLPPIGVEVGDYQNYQFNISNIHMRPNWKELRQLMNPSTIYMTILRHPVDQWLSSYQYFHHYKIVEPLRFWEPDPVKAFLKFPAKFKEWSAIVCNQQFRDMEFSMTNGDLNDTSFIRKKIKDYSALFSLVLITEYFDESLILLKRLLCWKFDDILYIKMREQPNPLQADSSSREQIQELNKADMMLYTHFNETFWQMVDEYGPDFEKDLRYFRDHLNAMQEECVGESKVAIVAGNHENIKYKVKAKSEICKSIVNYGYAMEAMKRQQKRATV; this is encoded by the exons ATGAAA CGTTTCGGTTACTTGTTGACTGGCCTGCTGTCTGCCTCTTTCCTCACTGTTCTTCTCTTGCAGCCAAGAATGGATCATCACTATTCAGTGGCCATGTCAGACATAAGATCTATTTTCAA CTTAACAAATCTCCAGCCTGACAGAAGTTGGCTTAATGTTTCACAAACTAACGACTCCTCGTCTTGTGAACCAAAGGGTAATTTGGTCTTTATTAAGACGCACAAAACAGGCAGCACCACCTTACGTAATATTTTGAACAGGTACGGTCTTTCCAATAACCTGTCTTTTCTGCTGAACAAGGAACAAGTGGTTGGCCATATAATGTCGCCATCCAAACCAACATATATCACAGACTTCCTACCTCCTATCGGAGTAGAGGTTGGGGATTAccaaaattatcaatttaatatCTCTAACATTCACATGCGACCAAATTGGAAAGAACTTCGCCAACTAATGAATCCATCGACAATTTACATGACGATATTACGTCATCCCGTCGACCAATGGTTATCCTCGTatcaatattttcatcattacAAAATAGTCGAACCGCTACGATTTTGGGAGCCCGATCCGGTGAAAGCGTTTCTGAAGTTTCCCGCCAAATTCAAAGAATGGAGCGCAATAGTTTGCAATCAGCAATTTCGTGACATGGAATTTTCAATGACAAACGGAGACTTAAATGATACGAGTTTTATTCGTAAGAAGATTAAGGATTATTCAGCActttttagtttagttttaatTACAGAATATTTCGATGAATCGTTGATCCTTTTAAAACGTCTACTTTGTTGGAagtttgatgatattttgtacATTAAGATGCGAGAACAACCAAATCCTCTACAGGCTGATTCCAGCAGCAGAGAACAAATACAAGAACTGAATAAAGCGGACATGATGTTATATACACACTTTAATGAAACCTTTTGGCAAATGGTGGATGAGTATGGACCAGACTTTGAAAAGGATTTGAGATATTTCCGAGATCATTTAAACGCGATGCAAGAAGAATGTGTTGGGGAGAGTAAGGTAGCAATCGTAGCTGGGAATCACGAAAATATCAAGTACAAAGTAAAAGCTAAATCGGAAATTTGCAAGTCGATCGTGAACTATGGTTACGCAATGGAAGCTATGAAACGACAACAGAAAAGAGCAACTGTGTAG